In Puntigrus tetrazona isolate hp1 chromosome 18, ASM1883169v1, whole genome shotgun sequence, one genomic interval encodes:
- the rnpepl1 gene encoding aminopeptidase RNPEPL1 isoform X3, whose protein sequence is MAELQRPTLCCCRKVLTVPGNKSCEGGRGLARCRPVDVASASNFHSFKLRHFHLDLHLNFAVKRMTGWQVLELTPVQPGVQSLILDTHPSLLIHSVDCKVPGASGAPDVFLSLTYRIEPFTDYGSSLNISLPAAVIRPHRAFRVTIRYTTTDGPAIWWLDAELTCGQTRPLVFTQGHSVCNRSFFPCFDTPAVKSTYSATVRVPEGVTVLMSASRSAYSKQDRVFQFSMEYPVPAYLVALVAGDLQHADIGPRSRVWAEPCILTCAVSKLGGSVERWLNVAEGLFGPYVWGRYDIVFLPPSFPIVAMENPCLTFIISSILESQEFLLIDVIHEIAHGWFGNAVTNATWEEMWLSEGLATYAQRRITTEAYGDSFTCLETVFRLDALHRQMRLLGDNNPVSKLQAKFEPGLEFERWLNGCGPPLCEPDLSAGRALTGPVQHLCDLWGVDAPDPQVISTFDLSSWSTFQTVLFLDRLLDRSPLPQEVMSLLSSCYSALLDGMNAEVQIRWLQIVVRNSFYPDLPRVRSFLHKHTSRMYTVPLYEDLCGGVMKCFAVEVFYQTQARLHPNLRRTLQQILFQSSALNTSTAPSLLATPPSAPSSPTDPPANGTIALRDVNVSA, encoded by the exons ATGGCCGAGCTGCAGCGACCGACGCTGTGCTGCTGTCGGAAAGTGCTGACCGTGCCCGGTAACAAGTCCTGCGAGGGCGGCCGGGGTCTGGCGCGCTGTCGCCCGGTGGACGTCGCGTCGGCGTCCAACTTCCACAGCTTTAAACTCCGACATTTCCACCTGGACCTCCACCTGAACTTCGCCGTCAAGAGGATGACGGGATGGCAGGTTCTGGAGCTCACGCCCGTCCAGCCCGGCGTCCAGTCGCTCATTCTGGACACGCATCCTTCGTTATTAATTCATTCCGTGGACTGCAAGGTGCCCGGCGCGTCCGGTGCCCCCGACGTGTTTCTGTCGCTTACCTACCGAATAGAACCGTTCACCGATTACGGATCCTCTCTGAACATCAGCCTCCCTGCCGCGGTGATCCGGCCGCACCGGGCTTTCCGTGTCACCATCCGCTACACTACCACAGACGGCCCTGCG ATTTGGTGGTTGGACGCCGAGCTGACATGCGGACAAACCCGTCCGCTGGTCTTTACTCAGGGTCACTCGGTCTGCAACCGGTCGTTTTTTCCCTGTTTTGACACGCCAGCCGTCAAAAGCACCTACTCTGCCACTGTCAGG GTACCGGAGGGTGTTACAGTGTTGATGAGTGCCTCAAGAAGTGCATACTCTAAACAGGACAGGGTTTTCCAGTTCTCCATGGAGTATCCGGTCCCAGCCTACTTGGTTGCCCTGGTGGCAGGAGACCTACAGCATGCAGACATTGGGCCGAG GAGTCGTGTGTGGGCAGAGCCATGCATCCTGACGTGTGCGGTCAGTAAACTAGGTGGCAGTGTGGAGCGCTGGCTTAATGTGGCAGAGGGCCTTTTTGGGCCTTATGTATGGGGGAG GTACGATATAGTGTTCCTTCCTCCTTCATTCCCCATCGTCGCCATGGAGAATCCCTGCCTCACTTTCATAATTTCCTCCATACTGGAGAGTCAAGAGTTTCTACTGATTGATGTCATCCATGAGATCGCTCACGGTTGGTTCGGCAATGCTGTCACCAATGCTACCTGGGAAGAGATGTGGCTTAGTGAGGGTCTGGCCACTTATGCTCAGAGGCGCATTACCACAGAGGCCTACG GAGACTCCTTCACTTGTCTCGAGACTGTGTTCCGTCTAGATGCTCTTCACAGGCAGATGCGTCTTCTTGGAGACAACAATCCTGTCAGTAAGCTGCAGGCCAAGTTTGAGCCAG GTCTGGAATTTGAGCGATGGCTGAATGGCTGTGGTCCTCCGTTATGCGAACCAGATCTCTCGGCGGGTAGAGCCCTAACAGGCCCTGTTCAGCACCTGTGTGATCTTTGGGGCGTGGATGCCCCTGACCCCCAAGTGATCTCTACATTTGACCTCTCCTCCTGGAGCACCTTTCAGACCGTCCTCTTCCTGGACCGACTTCTAGACCGATCGCCTCTGCCTCAAG AGGTGATGAGTCTTCTGTCAAGCTGCTACTCGGCGTTGTTGGATGGGATGAACGCTGAAGTCCAGATTCGCTGGCTGCAGATTGTAGTGCGGAACAGCTTTTATCCTGATCTGCCCCGGGTTCGCAGCTTCTTGCATAAACAT ACCTCACGGATGTACACGGTGCCCCTTTACGAGGATCTATGCGGAGGCGTGATGAAGTGTTTCGCTGTGGAGGTGTTTTATCAAACTCAGGCCCGTTTGCACCCGAATCTACGCAGGACACTTCAGCAGATACTGTTCCAAAGCAGCGCCCTCAACACCAGCACAGCTCCATCTCTCCTCGCAACACCACCCTCTGCCCCTTCATCGCCCACAGACCCGCCAGCCAACGGGACCATCGCCCTGCGAGACGTCAACGTGTCCGCGTGA
- the rnpepl1 gene encoding aminopeptidase RNPEPL1 isoform X2, which yields MAELQRPTLCCCRKVLTVPGNKSCEGGRGLARCRPVDVASASNFHSFKLRHFHLDLHLNFAVKRMTGWQVLELTPVQPGVQSLILDTHPSLLIHSVDCKVPGASGAPDVFLSLTYRIEPFTDYGSSLNISLPAAVIRPHRAFRVTIRYTTTDGPAIWWLDAELTCGQTRPLVFTQGHSVCNRSFFPCFDTPAVKSTYSATVRVPEGVTVLMSASRSAYSKQDRVFQFSMEYPVPAYLVALVAGDLQHADIGPRYDIVFLPPSFPIVAMENPCLTFIISSILESQEFLLIDVIHEIAHGWFGNAVTNATWEEMWLSEGLATYAQRRITTEAYGDSFTCLETVFRLDALHRQMRLLGDNNPVSKLQAKFEPGVNPSSLMNLFTYEKGFCFVSYLSQLCGDIKRFDSFLRAYIEKFRFSSVIAQDLLDFFLGFFPELKESCVAQREGLEFERWLNGCGPPLCEPDLSAGRALTGPVQHLCDLWGVDAPDPQVISTFDLSSWSTFQTVLFLDRLLDRSPLPQEVMSLLSSCYSALLDGMNAEVQIRWLQIVVRNSFYPDLPRVRSFLHKHTSRMYTVPLYEDLCGGVMKCFAVEVFYQTQARLHPNLRRTLQQILFQSSALNTSTAPSLLATPPSAPSSPTDPPANGTIALRDVNVSA from the exons ATGGCCGAGCTGCAGCGACCGACGCTGTGCTGCTGTCGGAAAGTGCTGACCGTGCCCGGTAACAAGTCCTGCGAGGGCGGCCGGGGTCTGGCGCGCTGTCGCCCGGTGGACGTCGCGTCGGCGTCCAACTTCCACAGCTTTAAACTCCGACATTTCCACCTGGACCTCCACCTGAACTTCGCCGTCAAGAGGATGACGGGATGGCAGGTTCTGGAGCTCACGCCCGTCCAGCCCGGCGTCCAGTCGCTCATTCTGGACACGCATCCTTCGTTATTAATTCATTCCGTGGACTGCAAGGTGCCCGGCGCGTCCGGTGCCCCCGACGTGTTTCTGTCGCTTACCTACCGAATAGAACCGTTCACCGATTACGGATCCTCTCTGAACATCAGCCTCCCTGCCGCGGTGATCCGGCCGCACCGGGCTTTCCGTGTCACCATCCGCTACACTACCACAGACGGCCCTGCG ATTTGGTGGTTGGACGCCGAGCTGACATGCGGACAAACCCGTCCGCTGGTCTTTACTCAGGGTCACTCGGTCTGCAACCGGTCGTTTTTTCCCTGTTTTGACACGCCAGCCGTCAAAAGCACCTACTCTGCCACTGTCAGG GTACCGGAGGGTGTTACAGTGTTGATGAGTGCCTCAAGAAGTGCATACTCTAAACAGGACAGGGTTTTCCAGTTCTCCATGGAGTATCCGGTCCCAGCCTACTTGGTTGCCCTGGTGGCAGGAGACCTACAGCATGCAGACATTGGGCCGAG GTACGATATAGTGTTCCTTCCTCCTTCATTCCCCATCGTCGCCATGGAGAATCCCTGCCTCACTTTCATAATTTCCTCCATACTGGAGAGTCAAGAGTTTCTACTGATTGATGTCATCCATGAGATCGCTCACGGTTGGTTCGGCAATGCTGTCACCAATGCTACCTGGGAAGAGATGTGGCTTAGTGAGGGTCTGGCCACTTATGCTCAGAGGCGCATTACCACAGAGGCCTACG GAGACTCCTTCACTTGTCTCGAGACTGTGTTCCGTCTAGATGCTCTTCACAGGCAGATGCGTCTTCTTGGAGACAACAATCCTGTCAGTAAGCTGCAGGCCAAGTTTGAGCCAG GTGTAAACCCCAGCAGTCTAATGAATCTGTTCACCTATGAGAAAGGCTTCTGCTTTGTGTCTTACCTCTCACAGCTGTGTGGAGACATCAAGAGATTTGATAGTTTTCTTAGG GCCTACATTGAGAAGTTCAGGTTCAGCAGCGTAATCGCTCAGGATCTGTTGGACTTTTTCCTTGGCTTTTTCCCTGAGCTGAAGGAGAGCTGCGTTGCTCAACGAGAGG GTCTGGAATTTGAGCGATGGCTGAATGGCTGTGGTCCTCCGTTATGCGAACCAGATCTCTCGGCGGGTAGAGCCCTAACAGGCCCTGTTCAGCACCTGTGTGATCTTTGGGGCGTGGATGCCCCTGACCCCCAAGTGATCTCTACATTTGACCTCTCCTCCTGGAGCACCTTTCAGACCGTCCTCTTCCTGGACCGACTTCTAGACCGATCGCCTCTGCCTCAAG AGGTGATGAGTCTTCTGTCAAGCTGCTACTCGGCGTTGTTGGATGGGATGAACGCTGAAGTCCAGATTCGCTGGCTGCAGATTGTAGTGCGGAACAGCTTTTATCCTGATCTGCCCCGGGTTCGCAGCTTCTTGCATAAACAT ACCTCACGGATGTACACGGTGCCCCTTTACGAGGATCTATGCGGAGGCGTGATGAAGTGTTTCGCTGTGGAGGTGTTTTATCAAACTCAGGCCCGTTTGCACCCGAATCTACGCAGGACACTTCAGCAGATACTGTTCCAAAGCAGCGCCCTCAACACCAGCACAGCTCCATCTCTCCTCGCAACACCACCCTCTGCCCCTTCATCGCCCACAGACCCGCCAGCCAACGGGACCATCGCCCTGCGAGACGTCAACGTGTCCGCGTGA
- the rnpepl1 gene encoding aminopeptidase RNPEPL1 isoform X1 gives MAELQRPTLCCCRKVLTVPGNKSCEGGRGLARCRPVDVASASNFHSFKLRHFHLDLHLNFAVKRMTGWQVLELTPVQPGVQSLILDTHPSLLIHSVDCKVPGASGAPDVFLSLTYRIEPFTDYGSSLNISLPAAVIRPHRAFRVTIRYTTTDGPAIWWLDAELTCGQTRPLVFTQGHSVCNRSFFPCFDTPAVKSTYSATVRVPEGVTVLMSASRSAYSKQDRVFQFSMEYPVPAYLVALVAGDLQHADIGPRSRVWAEPCILTCAVSKLGGSVERWLNVAEGLFGPYVWGRYDIVFLPPSFPIVAMENPCLTFIISSILESQEFLLIDVIHEIAHGWFGNAVTNATWEEMWLSEGLATYAQRRITTEAYGDSFTCLETVFRLDALHRQMRLLGDNNPVSKLQAKFEPGVNPSSLMNLFTYEKGFCFVSYLSQLCGDIKRFDSFLRAYIEKFRFSSVIAQDLLDFFLGFFPELKESCVAQREGLEFERWLNGCGPPLCEPDLSAGRALTGPVQHLCDLWGVDAPDPQVISTFDLSSWSTFQTVLFLDRLLDRSPLPQEVMSLLSSCYSALLDGMNAEVQIRWLQIVVRNSFYPDLPRVRSFLHKHTSRMYTVPLYEDLCGGVMKCFAVEVFYQTQARLHPNLRRTLQQILFQSSALNTSTAPSLLATPPSAPSSPTDPPANGTIALRDVNVSA, from the exons ATGGCCGAGCTGCAGCGACCGACGCTGTGCTGCTGTCGGAAAGTGCTGACCGTGCCCGGTAACAAGTCCTGCGAGGGCGGCCGGGGTCTGGCGCGCTGTCGCCCGGTGGACGTCGCGTCGGCGTCCAACTTCCACAGCTTTAAACTCCGACATTTCCACCTGGACCTCCACCTGAACTTCGCCGTCAAGAGGATGACGGGATGGCAGGTTCTGGAGCTCACGCCCGTCCAGCCCGGCGTCCAGTCGCTCATTCTGGACACGCATCCTTCGTTATTAATTCATTCCGTGGACTGCAAGGTGCCCGGCGCGTCCGGTGCCCCCGACGTGTTTCTGTCGCTTACCTACCGAATAGAACCGTTCACCGATTACGGATCCTCTCTGAACATCAGCCTCCCTGCCGCGGTGATCCGGCCGCACCGGGCTTTCCGTGTCACCATCCGCTACACTACCACAGACGGCCCTGCG ATTTGGTGGTTGGACGCCGAGCTGACATGCGGACAAACCCGTCCGCTGGTCTTTACTCAGGGTCACTCGGTCTGCAACCGGTCGTTTTTTCCCTGTTTTGACACGCCAGCCGTCAAAAGCACCTACTCTGCCACTGTCAGG GTACCGGAGGGTGTTACAGTGTTGATGAGTGCCTCAAGAAGTGCATACTCTAAACAGGACAGGGTTTTCCAGTTCTCCATGGAGTATCCGGTCCCAGCCTACTTGGTTGCCCTGGTGGCAGGAGACCTACAGCATGCAGACATTGGGCCGAG GAGTCGTGTGTGGGCAGAGCCATGCATCCTGACGTGTGCGGTCAGTAAACTAGGTGGCAGTGTGGAGCGCTGGCTTAATGTGGCAGAGGGCCTTTTTGGGCCTTATGTATGGGGGAG GTACGATATAGTGTTCCTTCCTCCTTCATTCCCCATCGTCGCCATGGAGAATCCCTGCCTCACTTTCATAATTTCCTCCATACTGGAGAGTCAAGAGTTTCTACTGATTGATGTCATCCATGAGATCGCTCACGGTTGGTTCGGCAATGCTGTCACCAATGCTACCTGGGAAGAGATGTGGCTTAGTGAGGGTCTGGCCACTTATGCTCAGAGGCGCATTACCACAGAGGCCTACG GAGACTCCTTCACTTGTCTCGAGACTGTGTTCCGTCTAGATGCTCTTCACAGGCAGATGCGTCTTCTTGGAGACAACAATCCTGTCAGTAAGCTGCAGGCCAAGTTTGAGCCAG GTGTAAACCCCAGCAGTCTAATGAATCTGTTCACCTATGAGAAAGGCTTCTGCTTTGTGTCTTACCTCTCACAGCTGTGTGGAGACATCAAGAGATTTGATAGTTTTCTTAGG GCCTACATTGAGAAGTTCAGGTTCAGCAGCGTAATCGCTCAGGATCTGTTGGACTTTTTCCTTGGCTTTTTCCCTGAGCTGAAGGAGAGCTGCGTTGCTCAACGAGAGG GTCTGGAATTTGAGCGATGGCTGAATGGCTGTGGTCCTCCGTTATGCGAACCAGATCTCTCGGCGGGTAGAGCCCTAACAGGCCCTGTTCAGCACCTGTGTGATCTTTGGGGCGTGGATGCCCCTGACCCCCAAGTGATCTCTACATTTGACCTCTCCTCCTGGAGCACCTTTCAGACCGTCCTCTTCCTGGACCGACTTCTAGACCGATCGCCTCTGCCTCAAG AGGTGATGAGTCTTCTGTCAAGCTGCTACTCGGCGTTGTTGGATGGGATGAACGCTGAAGTCCAGATTCGCTGGCTGCAGATTGTAGTGCGGAACAGCTTTTATCCTGATCTGCCCCGGGTTCGCAGCTTCTTGCATAAACAT ACCTCACGGATGTACACGGTGCCCCTTTACGAGGATCTATGCGGAGGCGTGATGAAGTGTTTCGCTGTGGAGGTGTTTTATCAAACTCAGGCCCGTTTGCACCCGAATCTACGCAGGACACTTCAGCAGATACTGTTCCAAAGCAGCGCCCTCAACACCAGCACAGCTCCATCTCTCCTCGCAACACCACCCTCTGCCCCTTCATCGCCCACAGACCCGCCAGCCAACGGGACCATCGCCCTGCGAGACGTCAACGTGTCCGCGTGA